In a single window of the Bacteroidales bacterium genome:
- a CDS encoding methylmalonyl-CoA mutase small subunit → MPQEKLFQEFPPISTAEWEEIIRSELKGADYEKKLIWKTREGFNVKPYYRSEDLDGLTFYRSLPGEFPFVRGNSPEYKGWKIRQNIWVDNPSEANARATALLSGGVDSLCFCFSKDAITRFLNRESFSLLLRNLPLTTIELHFAVQDRTRDALTLLKEFALDNHIDHREIHGTFDFNVLGNLTLTGKFFESEAGDWSRLIMAVQKAEKHFPGVKTIEIDGSIFRNAGSLIVQELAFSLSMACEYLSVLTSKGVSAGEVLRNLHFTFSTGPVYFLEIAKLRAARMLWALISREWDKPSGSGERMYLHSRSLLWNKTIYDPYVNMLRNTTEAMAAVIGGCDSLTILPFDACYRTPDDFSERMARNVQLILKEEASFGKVADPAAGSWFIENLTSLLAESALELFKATEARGGYLACLKSGFIQDQIAEAAGQYTSALSARKEVLVGTNQYPDAGEQVLNTISEEIAFPRPRSNHSAVRPLPSYRAAEEFEKMRLATEKSGSLPVVFLLSTGDLAMRLARANFSANFFAAAGFRIVNNAAFDNVRDGIDAALKASASIIVLCSSDEEYARLAPGAQEYLASLTPDPANRPLLVVAGAPPCMDDLRAKGITRFIHVRSNLLETLIQFQSELGII, encoded by the coding sequence ATGCCTCAGGAAAAACTGTTTCAGGAATTCCCGCCAATCTCCACGGCCGAATGGGAAGAAATTATCCGGAGCGAACTCAAGGGCGCTGATTACGAAAAAAAACTGATCTGGAAAACCAGGGAAGGATTTAACGTAAAGCCATACTATCGTTCTGAAGATCTGGACGGCCTGACCTTTTACAGGTCGCTTCCCGGAGAATTTCCTTTTGTACGGGGTAATTCCCCTGAATACAAAGGATGGAAAATCCGCCAGAACATCTGGGTTGACAATCCGTCGGAAGCAAATGCCCGGGCCACAGCCCTGCTTTCAGGCGGTGTTGATTCCCTTTGTTTCTGTTTTTCGAAGGATGCCATAACCCGCTTCCTGAACCGCGAATCGTTCAGCCTCCTGCTCAGAAACCTTCCTCTTACCACCATCGAGCTTCATTTTGCGGTTCAGGACCGCACCCGGGACGCCCTTACCCTTCTCAAGGAATTTGCCCTGGATAACCACATTGACCATCGCGAAATTCATGGCACGTTCGATTTCAACGTCCTGGGCAACCTTACACTTACAGGAAAATTTTTCGAATCGGAGGCCGGCGACTGGTCAAGGCTCATCATGGCTGTCCAGAAGGCAGAGAAACATTTTCCGGGAGTGAAGACAATCGAAATTGACGGCAGTATTTTCCGCAATGCAGGTTCGCTCATAGTGCAGGAACTGGCTTTCAGCCTTTCGATGGCCTGCGAATACCTGTCCGTCCTCACCTCCAAAGGCGTAAGTGCCGGAGAAGTACTGCGAAACCTTCATTTCACGTTTTCCACCGGCCCTGTTTATTTTCTGGAGATAGCCAAGCTGAGGGCGGCCCGCATGCTCTGGGCGCTCATCAGCCGCGAATGGGATAAACCGTCAGGTTCGGGCGAACGAATGTACCTTCATTCCCGTTCGCTCCTCTGGAACAAAACGATTTACGACCCTTACGTCAACATGCTCCGGAACACCACCGAAGCCATGGCCGCCGTTATCGGCGGCTGTGATTCTCTCACCATCCTTCCGTTTGATGCATGCTACCGCACGCCCGATGATTTCTCCGAACGGATGGCCCGGAATGTACAGCTCATTCTGAAAGAAGAAGCATCGTTCGGAAAAGTTGCCGATCCCGCCGCCGGCTCCTGGTTTATTGAAAACCTTACCAGCCTTCTGGCCGAATCTGCCCTTGAGCTGTTCAAGGCAACGGAAGCGCGCGGAGGGTATCTGGCCTGCCTGAAGAGCGGTTTTATCCAGGATCAGATAGCCGAAGCGGCCGGCCAGTACACATCAGCCCTTTCAGCCCGTAAGGAAGTGCTGGTTGGCACAAACCAGTACCCCGACGCAGGGGAACAGGTGCTCAACACCATTTCTGAAGAAATTGCTTTTCCGCGGCCCAGGTCCAATCACTCCGCCGTAAGGCCTCTTCCTTCCTACCGCGCCGCAGAAGAATTTGAGAAGATGCGGCTGGCAACCGAGAAATCCGGTTCCCTGCCCGTGGTATTTCTGCTATCAACCGGCGACCTGGCCATGCGCCTTGCCCGGGCGAACTTTTCAGCCAACTTCTTCGCCGCCGCCGGCTTCCGTATTGTGAACAACGCCGCCTTCGACAATGTAAGGGATGGCATCGATGCCGCCCTGAAAGCTTCAGCCAGCATTATCGTGCTTTGCAGCAGTGATGAGGAATACGCCCGGCTTGCTCCCGGGGCTCAGGAATACCTTGCCTCTCTAACACCAGACCCGGCTAACCGCCCCCTGCTGGTTGTTGCCGGCGCTCCTCCCTGTATGGATGACCTGCGGGCCAAAGGAATCACCCGTTTTATACACGTCCGTTCCAATCTACTTGAAACCCTTATCCAGTTTCAATCCGAACTGGGAATCATTTAA
- the scpA gene encoding methylmalonyl-CoA mutase, with the protein MRPDFSHLSLKGIDTGSRNAPSAQALWKTPENIAVKSLYTENDMAQLEHLGYAAGLPPFLRGPYGTMYILKPWTIRQYAGFSTAEESNAFYRRNLAAGQKGLSVAFDLATHRGYDSDHERVVGDVGKAGVAIDSVLDMKILFDGIPLDKISVSMTMNGAVLPVMAFYIVTALEQGVKPEQLSGTIQNDILKEFMVRNTYIYPPDASMRIIADIFRYTSKHMPKFNSISISGYHMQEAGATADLELAYTLADGLEYIRTGLQAGIDIDDFAPRLSFFFAIGMNHFMEIAKLRAARLLWAKIVRGFNPKNPRSMALRTHCQTSGWSLTEQDPYNNVARTCIEAMAAALGHTQSLHTNALDEAIALPTDFSARIARNTQIYLQEETGITRVVDPWGGSWYVESLTHELVHRAWNLITEIEELGGMAKAIEAGIPKMRIEEAAARRQARIDSGQDIIVGLNKYQAPSREPMSILEVDNSAVLEAQLRRLKKLKAERNQAEVEQALNQITRCMETGEGNLLELSVIAAQKMATLGEISMAIEKVTGRYKAMTKSVSGIYSSEAREDPKFIKARELTALFAEKEGRQPRILIAKMGQDGHDRGARVVASGYADIGFDVDIGPLFQTPAETARQAVENDVHVVGVSSLAGAHKTLIPQLIEELRKAGREDILVVAGGVIPAQDYQYLFDKGVAAIFGPGTPVSEAAVKILEILLSHFE; encoded by the coding sequence ATGCGACCTGATTTCAGCCATCTTTCCCTGAAAGGCATCGACACCGGATCACGCAACGCGCCTTCCGCACAGGCCCTCTGGAAAACACCGGAAAACATTGCGGTGAAAAGCCTCTATACCGAAAACGACATGGCACAACTCGAACACCTCGGATACGCCGCAGGACTTCCTCCCTTTCTCCGGGGCCCTTACGGAACAATGTACATTCTGAAACCATGGACCATACGACAGTATGCCGGTTTTTCAACCGCCGAGGAATCGAACGCCTTTTACCGGCGCAACCTGGCAGCCGGCCAGAAAGGCCTTTCCGTAGCATTCGACCTGGCTACCCACCGGGGATATGATTCCGACCACGAACGGGTTGTCGGCGATGTCGGAAAAGCCGGCGTGGCCATTGATTCGGTACTTGACATGAAAATTCTCTTCGACGGCATTCCCCTCGATAAAATTTCGGTTTCCATGACCATGAACGGAGCCGTGCTTCCCGTCATGGCATTCTACATTGTCACCGCACTCGAACAGGGAGTAAAACCCGAACAGCTCAGCGGCACCATCCAGAACGATATTCTCAAGGAATTTATGGTGCGCAATACCTACATCTATCCACCCGATGCCTCCATGCGGATTATTGCCGATATTTTCCGGTACACGTCGAAACACATGCCCAAATTCAATTCCATCAGCATCTCGGGGTATCATATGCAGGAAGCCGGGGCTACTGCCGACCTGGAACTGGCCTATACACTTGCTGACGGACTGGAATACATTCGTACCGGCCTTCAGGCAGGAATTGACATTGATGATTTTGCCCCGAGGCTTTCCTTCTTTTTTGCCATCGGGATGAACCATTTTATGGAAATTGCCAAGCTTCGTGCGGCCCGGCTCCTGTGGGCCAAAATTGTACGCGGGTTCAACCCGAAGAATCCCAGATCAATGGCTTTGCGTACCCACTGCCAGACCTCAGGCTGGAGCCTTACCGAGCAGGATCCCTACAACAACGTTGCCCGTACCTGTATTGAAGCCATGGCGGCCGCTCTTGGCCATACCCAGAGCCTCCACACCAACGCCCTTGACGAAGCCATTGCCCTGCCAACCGATTTTTCGGCCCGCATTGCCCGCAATACCCAGATTTACCTCCAGGAAGAAACCGGCATCACCCGGGTAGTCGACCCCTGGGGCGGTTCGTGGTACGTGGAATCACTGACCCATGAACTGGTGCACCGGGCCTGGAATCTGATTACCGAAATCGAAGAACTGGGCGGAATGGCAAAAGCCATTGAAGCCGGCATACCCAAAATGCGCATCGAGGAAGCCGCCGCCCGCCGGCAGGCCCGCATCGACTCAGGCCAGGACATCATTGTCGGCCTTAACAAATACCAGGCTCCTTCCCGGGAACCCATGTCCATACTCGAAGTGGACAACTCGGCCGTACTGGAAGCTCAGCTCCGCCGCCTGAAAAAACTTAAAGCCGAACGAAACCAGGCTGAGGTTGAACAGGCGCTGAACCAGATTACCCGCTGCATGGAAACCGGCGAAGGAAACCTGCTGGAACTCTCTGTTATAGCCGCACAAAAAATGGCCACATTGGGAGAAATCTCCATGGCAATTGAAAAAGTTACCGGTAGATACAAAGCCATGACCAAATCAGTTTCAGGGATCTATTCTTCGGAAGCCAGAGAAGATCCAAAATTCATCAAAGCACGTGAACTGACAGCCCTTTTTGCCGAAAAAGAAGGGCGCCAGCCCCGCATCCTGATTGCCAAAATGGGGCAGGACGGGCACGACCGCGGGGCGAGGGTCGTCGCTTCCGGCTATGCCGATATAGGATTCGATGTGGATATTGGCCCGCTCTTCCAGACGCCGGCCGAAACTGCCCGTCAGGCCGTTGAAAACGACGTCCATGTGGTGGGCGTCTCCAGCCTGGCCGGTGCCCACAAAACCCTGATACCGCAACTGATTGAAGAACTCAGGAAAGCCGGCCGCGAGGATATTCTTGTCGTTGCCGGCGGCGTCATCCCGGCTCAGGATTACCAGTACCTTTTCGATAAAGGCGTGGCGGCCATCTTTGGCCCGGGTACGCCCGTTTCAGAAGCCGCTGTCAAAATTCTCGAAATCCTTCTGAGCCATTTTGAGTAG